The sequence below is a genomic window from Thermoflavifilum sp..
CAGCACATTGAAAAATGAATATTTCATCGACCTGTCAAATAAATGTTAAATCAAATAAAAGATAAAAAAGTCTTTTTTTATTTGATGTTGTTATTTATTTTTGCCCTAAATCAGGTGACATGATATTTTCTAAAAGTTGTGAATATGCCATTCGAGCTGTTATCTTCATAGCCCATCAGAGCAGGAATGGAAAAAAGGTGAGCATTCGAGAAGTGGCGAAGGGCATTGATTCACCGGTGCATTTTATTGCGAAGATCCTTCAGTTTTTAAGTAAAAGGAATATCATTCAATCGACAAAAGGTCCGAACGGAGGCTTTTATCTGGATAAAAGAGCGATGAAGCAAACACTTGAAGATGTGGTGATTGCCATGGACGGTGCAGAAGTATTTGAAGGTTGTGCACTTGGACTAAGGTATTGTTCGGAAGCGAGGCCATGCCCGCTGCATGAAGATTTCAAGCAGATAAGAGCATCTATTCGCGAATCATTGCAATCTATCACGATAGGTCAATTTGCGGAAGAAGATGCAATAAAGCCTGTATTGAAGAGATAAAATTTTTATTCTAATAAAAGATAAAAAGGTATTTTGTTATTTATTTATGGAACAGGTTACATCCCCGCATCGGATAATTTTATCAAAAGAGTTACATCGTACTGCTGCAGAGTATGTCGTGGTGTGTATAAGCTTTATATGGCTTGGATTCTTTTCGGCCATCAGCTTCATGGAAGCGCCCGTAAAATTTCGAGCTCCCCATCTTAGTCTGTCTACAGGCGTTGAAGTGGGCAGGATTGTGTTTCATACCTCACAACTTGTGCAGTGGATATTTTGTGTAGGCTTATTGTTCAGTATGTGGCGGGCGGGCAGGTTGTTCAGCAGATTATGGAAGTGGTGTGGAGCTTTAATAGCCATCATGCTATTAGAATCTTTCTGGTTGTTCCCTGTGCTCGATGGACAGGCCCGGCAAGTGATACAGGGACATGTATTACCGATGACGGCCATGCACTGGCTATTTGTAGGTTTTGAACTCGTGAAAATTCCCTGTCTTTTTTTCATCGGTTGGAGGACCATGAAAGGCTTTTCTTTTTCACATGCATATATGGTTTCACATTAAAATTCAATGTTTATGGCACACACGCATCAATTGGATGTTACGCAAATTCCTCCCAAGCTAAAGCATCCAACCATTTTTCAGCACTTTGATGAGCTGAAAGAGGGTGATAGCTTTACCATCTTGAATGATCACGATCCCAAGCCGCTGTACTATCAGTTACTGGCAGAGCGTGGAGATACGTTTACCTGGGAATACAAACAACAGGGTCCGCAGTGGTGGGAAGTGGAAATCGGTAAAAAAAAACTTCATGAACCACTGACTGTAGGAGCTATAGCAGCAAGTGATCAGCGCAAGGCCAATGTGTTTCTGAAAATGGGTATTGATTTCTGCTGCCATGGTAACAAAACACTCGATGAAGCCTGTCGAGATGCCCATTTGAATCCTGATGAGGTAAGGAAAGCGTTGAAGGAAGTGGAGCGTTTGCCGGAAGACAGGCTTCATCGTTTTCATGAATGGGAATTAGATTTTCTGTGTGATTACATTGTTAACGTTCATCACAGGTATGTCAGCGAAGTATCGCCGGTTTTACGTGAATTAAGTGAGAAAGTTGCGTTGCGGCATGGCAATAATCATCCAGAACTGCTCTCCATCTCTCAGCATGTGGCTGCCCTGACTTCAGAAATGCTTTCGCATCAAATCAAAGAAGAGCGGATACTTTTTCCTTTCATTAAAGAAATGGTTAAAAGCGCAAGCGAGCATAAACCATTTCAACATCCGCCTTTTGGAACAATTGAAAATCCCGTGCAAATGATGATGATGGATCATGACGAAACCGCAAAGCTCATGAAAGCTATTCATGATGCATCGAACGGATATCAGGTCCCGGAAGACGGTTGCGAAAGCTATCGATTACTATACCAGAAACTCGATGAATTCGAAAATGATTTGTATCAGCATATTCATCTGGAAAACAATATTTTATTTCCAAAGGCAGTGGAGATGGAAAAGCAAAATGGTGTGATTGTAGAATGAATACGACCGGTTAAATATTGAGAAGAATGACGTAACTTAGAGGATAGCTGCTAAAAAGTAAATCCATGAAAAAGAAACTTCTTGTGCACAGGGATGGTACGATGGCTTCACTAGGCAAGGATCATCATTATGATTTGATGTTTTGCTGGCGCATTAAACAGGGCATCAAGAAACGGGTAGATACACGACGTTTGTTTCAATACGTTCAGTATTTCTGGTTTCATCATTTGCGTGAGCATTTGAGTGAAGAAGAAAATCTGTTATTCGGTCGGGTGCAGGACGATTTTTGTAAAAGAGGATATCAGGAACACAACCAGATTCGCCGGCAGATTCGCAAAATCTTCTATCATGAATCTCAACAACCTGGAGCATATTTGAAATTAGTTGATTTGCTTACTGCACATATTCATTTTGAAGAAGATGTGTTGTTTCCTCATTTAGAAAACATATTGCCCGCGCGCTTTCTTGCTGAAGTAAGCCATCCCATAGCAGCCCTCCACGAGCAGTCTGTTCAAGATGATTATGCTGATGTATTCTGGTGATGAATTTCAAAACTTATGAAAAATAGCCGCTATGGTTGTGCATGCAAAAACGCGTATAGCATCTATCATCCGGGAAAAACCGCAGGCCATTGAGGTAATTGCAAGTCTGGCTCCGCCACTGGAGAAATTAAAAAATCCTTTGTTGCGAAAAATGTTTGCTTCTCGTGTAACGGTAGCAGATGCTGCAGCCATGGGTGGTTGTACGATCGAAGCATTTCGAGATGCGCTGGAAAAAATGGGTTTTCAATGGATGGAGCAGGAGATGCAGCCTGAGACTCAAACGTCGGATCAGCCCGACTGGCTTACGCATGCCGATGCATCGCAGATTGAAACAATGGATGTGCGCCAGTCTCTGCAGCAGGGAAAAGATCCATTGCAGGATATTTTAAAAGCCTACGAAAACATTCAACCAGGCGCCATATTATGTATCATCAATAGTTTTGAACCGGTACCGCTCATCCAGCTATTAGGTAAGAAAGGAGCCAGAAGCTACACGCTGGAGAAAGCATCCGATCTGTTTTATACCTATTTTCAGAAACCTACGACGGATGAAGCTTTTAGGGTGAATGAAGACGATGAGGCTCCGGCAGTTATTTACTGTAATCAACAGAAATGGGAAGCCTTGTTGCAGCAATATCCCGAAAGCAAACGCAGGTTTCTGGACGTACGCGCACTGGAAATGCCCCAGCCGATGCAGACCATACTGGCTGCATTGCCTGAGCTGGCTCCCGGACAGGCTTTGCTGGTGCAACACAAGCGTGTGCCGGTATATTTACTGGAGGAATTGCATGATGCACATTATCGCACGTATATCTATAAAACTTCTGAAACTGAGGTATGGTTGCTTATCGTGCAAATAGCTGAAAATGGCTGATCTCCAGATTGGGAAAGCACCTGAGAATTATGCCGTACTGCCTTTTTATGCAGGGGCTGCTTTTTTTCTGTTGTGCACGGGTATAACCCTGCCATGGGTGGTGTCCGAACTACATGGGTATTATGCCATGCCGCATATCGTGGCCTTGGTTCACATGTTTACGGTAGGATGGGCGAGTATGGTCATGATGGGCGCCACCTATCAGTTGTTGCCGGTAATCCTTGAACAGGATTTGTTCAGCAGCAGGTTGTCGTTGTTTAGTTTTAGTTGTTTATTCGTAGGCGCCGTTTTGCTAATCACTGCATTCTGGTGGTTCCACTCAGGCTGGCCGATGCTTACCGGGGGAGGCCTGATCTGGATAGCCAGTGTGGCTTATCTGATCAATGTAGCCGGCACAGGTGGTCGCTGCGATCAACATCATGTACAAAAATGTTTCATGGTTTCGGCGGCGTGCTGGTTTGTATTGACAACCTCACTCGGCTTATGGACGGCTTTTCAATTTGTACATCCCACAGGCAAACCGGTTTCCGATCTTTTGAAGATTCATGCGCATGTGGGTGTGGCGGGCTGGTTTTTGCAGTTGATCTCGGGTGTGAGCAGTAAGCTGATTCCTATGTTTTTATTAGGCAAATCAAAAAAAGAAGGTTTACTGCGCAGAGCCTTTGTCTTGCAGAATGCGGGTTTGCTATTCTTTCTTGTTCAGGCTTATATCCAGGGCATAGGTATGCTCACCTGGCTTGCAGCAGCGATTGTGCTTTCGGGCATCATGTTTCAAATGGCCTATCTGTACGATGCATTCCGGCATCGCGTACGTAAGCCGCTGGATCTGCAGATGAAACATAGCTTGCTGGCATTTGCTTTCCTGCTGCTGGCCATATTAAGTATTCCTGTGGTGTACCGGTTCGATCATCAGTGGAGCATAGTTTATGGCATGCTGTTGCTGATGGGATGGGTGAGCAGCCTGATTTTAGGGCAAACCTTCAAAACATTGCCTTTCATTGTTTGGAATGCACGCTATAAGCAATGGAACGGTAAGTTTAAGATTCCCTTGCCGCGTCAGCTGTATGCCGAATGGGCTTTGCAATGGCAGTTCAGGTTATATGTAATCGCTTTATGGTTGTTGTTTGCAGGTGTTTTGTTGCACATACCGATGATCGCATTCGCGGGCAGCTTATGCTGGCTGGGTATGGCGTTGTGCTATGTCTGGAACGTAATCAAGATATTGTTTCACCGTGTACAAATTCCCGAACATGTTAGAGCTGTCTATACAGGATCCACACTTCAATGAAAAGATGCAGGTCGTAGAGGCCTTGCATCAGGTCATCGATCCGGAGTTGTTTGTGAATATCATCGACCTGGGACTGGTGTATGATATAGCCTTTCCTGCAGATAACAGGCTGGTCATTACCATGACGCTATCCACGCCGCATTGTCCGCTGGGTGAAGCCATCGAGGCCGGCATACATCATGTGCTGGAGCCTTTGTTTCCCGATAAAACGATTGAGGTGAATATCGTCTGGGAGCCTCCATGGGATTTCAGCATGATGACCGCAGAAGGGCGCAGGCAGTTAGGGATTGAAGAAGATGAATAGTTGTTTATACGCAGCTTAATAACGAGGTATGCGTTTGACGAATTTTTCCTGAATGATTTCCTGCACGGTTCTTCCGCTGATCTTGCTTTCCAGCCAGGAGATGATATCAAGGTACAGAAATGAACGTTTTTCGTATGGATTGGTGGAAATCTGCAGCAGTCGGTCTTTCAGTTCCACAAAAGCCTGCCTTAATTCGCGCGGATGGGTATATACATTTTTCCGCAGGAAGCGGATGATTTCCTGCATGACCTCACTCAGGTCTTTGTTTTTGGCGATGAAATGGTAAACTGATTTCACCAGATATTCCACCAGCGTATAATTTTCCAGCTCATAATGCGCAATCAAATGCAGGATGCGGGCAAAACATTGCAAATCGGCATGCAAATCGCCTACTTTCAGGTGAATGATTTTGTTAAGATAAACGATGGTGTTTTCGTTATCTCCACTGCCGAAATACAGGCAGGCGATCTTGTAATAAAACACCATGATGCGATGTTGATCGAGTCGTTCATGAAATCGTTCAATGCCTTCCATGATTTCGGGAACCCATCGTAATCCTTCCGTGAATGTGCCTTCCAGAAAATGTTTATTGATGCGTGCGGTATATAGATAAGCGAATGCCGATGTTAAGGTATTATCATCAAATTGCGATGCATATTGTTCAATCACGTTTTCCAGCGTTTGCAGATCACTGACATAGCGTTCGTAGTAATTGTTATAGAAATGCGCATTCAGCAGGTTGTTCATGCCTTTCAGATAGAGCGCCATATCAGCTTCTAACAGTGCGGGATGTTGATTGAAGATATCCACCCATTTCTGTGCATAACGAAAATAGTGAATGAAATCCTGCAAAGCATAGTAATACCAGCAACAGGTCTGATAATAATATAGCTGCTCATACAGGCTCAGGCGAGAAGGATCGACGTGTTGCATGGCGGCCTGAAAAAATTCGCGAAGCATGCGTGCATCCTGCTCATTGCGGGCATGGCCGATACGCAAATAGAGGCCGTACATCTGGAGGGAAAGGTTCGACAGGTAGCTGAGATTGGCTATCTGTCGGCTCAGCTGATTGGATTCATCGCGCAATCGGGCGGCTCGATGCTCAATATCCTGCATGATGTGTCGCGACTCGATGATTTTTTCAAATTCCAGTACTTCCTGCCAGAGTAAAAGCTCATGGCGCTTTCGAGCCTGTTCCTTGACCTTATTCAGCATCTTCAGGCTTTGTTGATACAGGCCCTTATCAAACAATACCCGGGCAAAGTCGAATTGCTCGCGCAATTCCAGCAAGGGATCCTTTTGCTTGTAAAGCAAGCGCAGGCTGGTCAATACATGCTTGTACACATGCGCTTTCAGATTGGAAAGTTGCGATTTTCGGATTGCTGGTATCTTTTGCAGGATTTGTTTTTCATCGTAGCGCGACATTTTATCCATTACCTCAAATAATTTCACAAACAACAGGTCGTCTTTCGTTTTCCGGCTTTTTAAATACAGCTGAAAATACCGTTTCTCGGCCTTGGTGAGTGTTTTCACCAACTGAAACAATGCGTCGTTTACCTGATTGGGCATCGGAGTGATTATTTTATATTTTACTGACAATCAATACTTTATTAAAATCATATTAAATGTAAATATCGTAATTTCGTACAAATCAAATTCCAGCATGCCCGGTCGGGGTTGTAGGTTTGAAGCTGGAGAGATGTATGGCCACGGTTCAGGTAAATGATAAAAAATATGGGACAGACATTATTCGATAAAATCTGGGATGCGCATGTGGTACAACGCAAGGAGGGCCATCCCGATGTGCTGTATATCGACACGCATTTTATTCATGAGGTGACGAGTCCGCAGGCTTTCGACGGGTTGCGCCGTCGCGGGATTCGGGTACGCAGGCCCGATCGTACCCACGCCACAGCCGATCATAATGTACCCACACTGA
It includes:
- a CDS encoding Rrf2 family transcriptional regulator, which encodes MIFSKSCEYAIRAVIFIAHQSRNGKKVSIREVAKGIDSPVHFIAKILQFLSKRNIIQSTKGPNGGFYLDKRAMKQTLEDVVIAMDGAEVFEGCALGLRYCSEARPCPLHEDFKQIRASIRESLQSITIGQFAEEDAIKPVLKR
- the ric gene encoding iron-sulfur cluster repair di-iron protein, whose translation is MAHTHQLDVTQIPPKLKHPTIFQHFDELKEGDSFTILNDHDPKPLYYQLLAERGDTFTWEYKQQGPQWWEVEIGKKKLHEPLTVGAIAASDQRKANVFLKMGIDFCCHGNKTLDEACRDAHLNPDEVRKALKEVERLPEDRLHRFHEWELDFLCDYIVNVHHRYVSEVSPVLRELSEKVALRHGNNHPELLSISQHVAALTSEMLSHQIKEERILFPFIKEMVKSASEHKPFQHPPFGTIENPVQMMMMDHDETAKLMKAIHDASNGYQVPEDGCESYRLLYQKLDEFENDLYQHIHLENNILFPKAVEMEKQNGVIVE
- a CDS encoding hemerythrin domain-containing protein, whose translation is MKKKLLVHRDGTMASLGKDHHYDLMFCWRIKQGIKKRVDTRRLFQYVQYFWFHHLREHLSEEENLLFGRVQDDFCKRGYQEHNQIRRQIRKIFYHESQQPGAYLKLVDLLTAHIHFEEDVLFPHLENILPARFLAEVSHPIAALHEQSVQDDYADVFW
- a CDS encoding DUF2249 domain-containing protein, giving the protein MVVHAKTRIASIIREKPQAIEVIASLAPPLEKLKNPLLRKMFASRVTVADAAAMGGCTIEAFRDALEKMGFQWMEQEMQPETQTSDQPDWLTHADASQIETMDVRQSLQQGKDPLQDILKAYENIQPGAILCIINSFEPVPLIQLLGKKGARSYTLEKASDLFYTYFQKPTTDEAFRVNEDDEAPAVIYCNQQKWEALLQQYPESKRRFLDVRALEMPQPMQTILAALPELAPGQALLVQHKRVPVYLLEELHDAHYRTYIYKTSETEVWLLIVQIAENG
- a CDS encoding metal-sulfur cluster assembly factor, whose protein sequence is MLELSIQDPHFNEKMQVVEALHQVIDPELFVNIIDLGLVYDIAFPADNRLVITMTLSTPHCPLGEAIEAGIHHVLEPLFPDKTIEVNIVWEPPWDFSMMTAEGRRQLGIEEDE